CCGGGCGTTCCCGGCGCGGGCAAAGCGCCCAAAGAGCTTGGGAAGCTCCTCCTTGGGGATGCCGGGGCCAGTGTCCACCACCTCCAGGACCACGCTTTTCCCATTAGCAAAGGCCCTAAGCCGCACCTCCCCACCCGGCGGGGTGAACTTGAAGGCGTTGGCGAGGAGGTTTCCCACCACCTGGACCACGCGGTCGGGGTCGGCCTCCAGGAGGGGAAGCTCCGCCACCTCCACCCTGAAGTCCACCCCGGAAAGCCGGGCCACCCCCCCAAAGCTTTTGGCCAGGTCCAGGAGGAGGGGCCCTAGGCTCGTCGGACGCTTGGACACCTCAAAGCGGCCCGCCTCGAGGCGGCTCGTATCCAGGAGGTTGTCCACCATGGTCTTGAGGCGGAAGGCGCTCTCTAGGATGAGGTCCACGGACTCCTGGGCAGAAGGAGAAAGGCCCTCCTCCTTGAGGAGTTCCGCCAGGCCCATGATGACGGCTAGGGGGGTCCTGAGCTCGTGGCTCACGGCGGCGATGAACTCCCCCTTCACCCTTTCCGCCTCCAGGTGGGGCCTCAGGTCCCTCAGGGTGACCACCACCCCCCTCACCCGGGGGTCTTGGAGCAAGTTCCGGCCCCAGGCGCTCACGGGAATGGGGGTCCCGCCAGCGTGGAGGACCCTGAACTCCGCCACCCGCACCTCCCCCGGCCGGGCCAGAAGCTCCCGGAAAAGGGCCTCCGCCTGGGGCCGGTCCTCGGGGTAGACGAAGTCCAGGGCCCGGATGAGGGCCTTTTTGTATCCCTCGGGGTCGTAGCCCAGGATGGGGCGCACGCTCTGGGAGACAAAGCGGACCAGCCCCTCCTGGTCCAGGACGTAGACCACGTCCTGGGCGTGCTCCAAAAGGGCCTTGAGCCTGGCCTCCTCCGCCTCCAGAAGGGCCAGGAAACGGGCCTTCTCCAGGACCAGGGCCAGGAGGGTGCCCACCTGGCGGAACCTGGCGAGAAGCCTATCGGAAAAGCGCCGCTCACTGCGAAAGCCCAAAAGGAGTGCCCCCCGGAAGCTTCCTGCCCGGAAGGGGACCACCAGGGCGCTCCTTAGGCCCAGGGCCCCGGCCAGGGCGCAGTCCCCAGGACCCAAGCCCTCCACGGCCAAGGGGGCCTCCTGGGCCAGGGCCCGCTCCAGGAGGTTGGGGCGGGGAAGGTTTTCGGGTAGGGCGCAGGTGGCGAAGAGGACCTCCTCCCGCCCCCCCTCCTCGGAGACGAGAAGCCCCTCATCGGCGGCGAAGAGGCCCCTTAGGCGAAGGGTGATGGCCTCACCCAGGGCCCCCAGGTCCCTCTGCCTCAGGGCCTCCCGGGCCAGGTCCACCAAGGTCTGGGTGAAGGTCACCTGCTCCCTCAGGGCCCGCTCCATCCGGGAACGCTCGCTGATGTCGTGGAGGACCAAAAGCTGGGCCTCCCCCACCCTCCGCCCCCGGACGCTGTAGGCGCTCCCGCCCAGGGAGAGCTCCAGCCGCCCCCCCTCGAGGGCCGGCGCTAGGGCTGCGGGCAGGTCCTCCAAGGCCACCTCTAGCCCCAGGCCGAGGATTTCCCGGGCCCGGCCGTTGGCGAAGCCCCGCTCGTCGAAGAGGACCACCACCCCGTCGGGTAGCTCCTCCAGCACCTCGGAAAGCCGCTCCCTCTCCGCGGCCAAGGCCAGGGAAAGCTGGGTCTTCTCGCGGAAGAGCTCTGCGTTGCGAAAGGCCACCCCGGCCGCCCCCGCAAGGAGCTCCACGTAGCGCAGGTCCTCCTCGGCGATGGGCGGCCCCCCGGGACCGTGGTCCAAGGCCAGCACCCCCAAAACCCTCTCCCCACCCCCCTCGGCCAGGACGGGCACATAGGCCACGTTGGGTCCAGCCTCCCGGGCCACCTCCTCGGGCAGGACCTCCTGGGGAACGAGGAGGCTTCGCCGCTCCCGGGCGGTCCGGGCCATGGGGTCGGGGGAAGAGGCCAGGCTTAGGCGGATGCGGCTCCGCCCCTCGGTCCAGTAGACCTGCCCCCCCTTGACGGTGAGGTGCCCCTCCAAGAACTCCCCCCGCACCAGGGCTACGGTAGCCCGATAGAAACCGAAGCGCTCCACCAGGGCCCGGGCCAGGGTTTCCAGAACAGCCCCGGGTTCCAGGGCTTTCGCCACCTCCCGGGTCAGGGCCATCACGTGGGAAAGGGCATCGGCGTGCCGGGAAAGCCGGGCCAGGGCCTGGTTCCTTTCGGCGAGAAGCTCCCCGTTTTTCAGGGCTAGGGCCGTGAGCTGGGCCAAAAGGGGGAGGAGGGGAACCAGGTTCTGCGGGACCCCCTCGAGGCTCAGCACCCCCTTGGCGGCGAACCGGTGGCAGGAGGGGCAGACCAAGGTCCGGGTGGCCCGGGTGGCCCGGGGCCTTTCCGTGCAACGCCCCTCGGGGTCCGCCCAACAAAAATCCCCCTCCCCCACCACGGGCAGGAGCCACGCCTCCTGACGCTTCAGGGGGCTCTCGCTGAAGAAGGCCTCCTGCACCGGGCCCCCCTGGTAGAGGGGTAGGGCGATGGCGGAGACCGTGTAGTGCCGCCCGCGCCCCGAGGCCACCTCGCCCACCAGCTCCCGGGTCCTGGGGTGATAGAGGAAGAGGGCTGCCCGTTCCACGCCCTCCTCCGTGGCCACCTCCAGAAGGTTTCTGAGAATCTGGGTGGGCTCGAGGTCCCTGAGAAGCGCCCGCTGAAACCGGGCCAGGACCTCCATCTGCCCCACAAGGCGCATCCTGCCCCAATGGTAGCATGGGGACCGGGGTTGCCAGGGGCGAGGGAATATCTTAGACTTGGTCAAAGGGAAGGGCCCCCTGGCCCGCCAGGAGGTGCGGGATGCCCATAGACTTCAGCCTCACGGAGGAGCAGAAGCAGCTCCAGGCCCTGGCCCGGCGGTTCGCCAAGGAGGTCATCCTGCCCGTGGCCCGGGAGTACGACGAGAAGGAGGAGGTCCCCTGGGCCATCATAGAGAAGCTCCACGAAGTGGGCCTCCTCAACGCCATCATCCCCGAGGCGTACGGGGGGATGGGCCTCGGGATGCTGGAGGAGGTCCTCGTGGGGGAGGAGCTGGCCTACGCCTGCATGGGGATCTACACCATCCCCATGGCCAGCGACCTGGGCATCACCCCCGTGCTCCTCGCCGGGACCCACCAGCAGAAGGAGCGCTTCCTAAGGCCCCTCACGGAGAAGCCCGCCCTGGCGGCCTTCGCCCTCTCCGAGCCCGGAAACGGCTCGGATGCCGCCGCCCTCAAGACCAGGGCCATCCGCCGGGGGGACCACTATGTGCTGAACGGCACCAAGATGTGGATCTCTAACGGGGCCGAGGCGGAGTGGATGGTGGTCTTCGCTACCCTAGACCCCGAGCTCCGCCACAAGGGGGTCGTGGCCCTGGTGGTGGAAAGGGACACCCCGGGCCTCAAGGCGGTCAAGATCCACGGTAAGATGGGGCAAAGGGCCAGCGGCACCTACGAGCTGGTCTTTGAGGACGTGAGGGTGCCCCTGGAAAACCGCCTGGGCGAAGAGGGGGAGGGGTTCAAGATCGCCATGCAGACTCTCAACAAGACCCGCATCCCCGTGGCCGCGGGCAGCGTGGGGGTGGCCCGGAGGGCCCTGGACGAGGCCCGGAAGTACGCCAAGGAGCGCGAGGCCTTCGGAAGGCCCATCGCCGAGTTCCAGGCCATCCAGTTCAAGCTGGCGGACATGCTGATGGGGATAGAGACCGCCCGCACCTACACCTACTACGCTGCCTGGCTGGCGGACCGGGGCCTGCCCCACGCCCACGCCAGCGCCATCGCCAAGGCCTACGCCTCGGAGGTGGCCTTTGAGGCGGCCAACCAGGCCATCCAGATCCACGGGGGCTATGGGTACGTGCGGGAGTTCCCCGTGGAAAAGCTCCTAAGGGACGTGAAGCTCAACCAGATCTACGAGGGGACCAACGAGATCCAAAGGCTCATCATCGCCAGGCACGTGCTCGCGGACTAGGGAGGTGAACGGTGAGGTTTGTGGCGGTGATCAAGCAGGTGCCCGACGGGGAAAGCCGGCTCAAGATCCAAGGGGGAAGGGTAGACCTCTCGGGGGCCACCCTGATCCTGGACCAGATGGACGAGTACGCGGTGGAGGAGGCCCTGCGCCTCAAGGAGAAGCACGGGGGGGAGGCGGTCGTGGTGGGCTTTGGCCCCGAGCGCACCGAGGAGGCCATCCGCACCGCCTTGGCCATGGGCATGGACCGGGGGGTGCACGTGGTCTTTGAGGGCTACGCCGACCCCGTGGCCGTGGCCCAGGCCCTGGCCCCGGTCCTCAAGGAGGAGGCCCCCACCCTGGTCCTCACCGGGGGGCAGCAGGCGGACTGGGACAGCCAGGCCCTGGGGGGCACCCTGGGGGAGGCCCTGGGGGTTCCGGTGGTGGCCTGGACCACGGCCCTGGAGCTAGAGGGGGACACGGCCAGGGCCAAGCACGACCTGGACGAGGGGGCCGAGTGGGTGCGGGTGCGGCTTCCCGCCCTTTTCACCACCCAGCAGGGCTTGAACGAACCCCGCTACCCCACCCTACCCGGGATCATGAGGGCCAAGAAGAAGGAGATCCGCAAGGTCCAGGCTGAGGTACGGCCCAAGGTGGCCCTCCTCGCCGAGGAGATCCAGGAAAAACAGCGCCTAGGCAAGATCC
The genomic region above belongs to Thermus sediminis and contains:
- a CDS encoding ATP-binding protein — encoded protein: MRLVGQMEVLARFQRALLRDLEPTQILRNLLEVATEEGVERAALFLYHPRTRELVGEVASGRGRHYTVSAIALPLYQGGPVQEAFFSESPLKRQEAWLLPVVGEGDFCWADPEGRCTERPRATRATRTLVCPSCHRFAAKGVLSLEGVPQNLVPLLPLLAQLTALALKNGELLAERNQALARLSRHADALSHVMALTREVAKALEPGAVLETLARALVERFGFYRATVALVRGEFLEGHLTVKGGQVYWTEGRSRIRLSLASSPDPMARTARERRSLLVPQEVLPEEVAREAGPNVAYVPVLAEGGGERVLGVLALDHGPGGPPIAEEDLRYVELLAGAAGVAFRNAELFREKTQLSLALAAERERLSEVLEELPDGVVVLFDERGFANGRAREILGLGLEVALEDLPAALAPALEGGRLELSLGGSAYSVRGRRVGEAQLLVLHDISERSRMERALREQVTFTQTLVDLAREALRQRDLGALGEAITLRLRGLFAADEGLLVSEEGGREEVLFATCALPENLPRPNLLERALAQEAPLAVEGLGPGDCALAGALGLRSALVVPFRAGSFRGALLLGFRSERRFSDRLLARFRQVGTLLALVLEKARFLALLEAEEARLKALLEHAQDVVYVLDQEGLVRFVSQSVRPILGYDPEGYKKALIRALDFVYPEDRPQAEALFRELLARPGEVRVAEFRVLHAGGTPIPVSAWGRNLLQDPRVRGVVVTLRDLRPHLEAERVKGEFIAAVSHELRTPLAVIMGLAELLKEEGLSPSAQESVDLILESAFRLKTMVDNLLDTSRLEAGRFEVSKRPTSLGPLLLDLAKSFGGVARLSGVDFRVEVAELPLLEADPDRVVQVVGNLLANAFKFTPPGGEVRLRAFANGKSVVLEVVDTGPGIPKEELPKLFGRFARAGNARARGVSGTGLGLFISKHIVEAHGGRIEVESEEGQGSLFRVILPLYGPDSPG
- a CDS encoding acyl-CoA dehydrogenase family protein; the protein is MPIDFSLTEEQKQLQALARRFAKEVILPVAREYDEKEEVPWAIIEKLHEVGLLNAIIPEAYGGMGLGMLEEVLVGEELAYACMGIYTIPMASDLGITPVLLAGTHQQKERFLRPLTEKPALAAFALSEPGNGSDAAALKTRAIRRGDHYVLNGTKMWISNGAEAEWMVVFATLDPELRHKGVVALVVERDTPGLKAVKIHGKMGQRASGTYELVFEDVRVPLENRLGEEGEGFKIAMQTLNKTRIPVAAGSVGVARRALDEARKYAKEREAFGRPIAEFQAIQFKLADMLMGIETARTYTYYAAWLADRGLPHAHASAIAKAYASEVAFEAANQAIQIHGGYGYVREFPVEKLLRDVKLNQIYEGTNEIQRLIIARHVLAD
- a CDS encoding electron transfer flavoprotein subunit beta/FixA family protein, which encodes MRFVAVIKQVPDGESRLKIQGGRVDLSGATLILDQMDEYAVEEALRLKEKHGGEAVVVGFGPERTEEAIRTALAMGMDRGVHVVFEGYADPVAVAQALAPVLKEEAPTLVLTGGQQADWDSQALGGTLGEALGVPVVAWTTALELEGDTARAKHDLDEGAEWVRVRLPALFTTQQGLNEPRYPTLPGIMRAKKKEIRKVQAEVRPKVALLAEEIQEKQRLGKILDGKDPVGAAEELVRLLHEEAKVI